A stretch of Podospora bellae-mahoneyi strain CBS 112042 chromosome 5, whole genome shotgun sequence DNA encodes these proteins:
- a CDS encoding hypothetical protein (EggNog:ENOG503PE36), which yields MDEDDGQPLQVASPPLPPSLYSTNMVKEFRIGGQLVFAQTSKLLDPRRTVYRLELKQPLFLPLIQFFATYCPRIRIYYPGWFLPPIIILKKRKVGWEDEFEREKQVYEVLKPLQGTVIPYLYGEGVYDGSPALVLSFIRGKTVYELLREGRLPEDKDLEALRNSLQDALRALTGYGVEYTDMKTDNFLLTDDGRATVVDLEQAELNRANVWEGSTNNANVDHLMYQLSEPRRLALRRSTGQGLLPIPGAAKGQLVHYRG from the exons AtggacgaagatgatggccagcCTTTGCAGGTTGCCAGCCCTCCTCTC CCTCCTTCCTTGTATAGCACTAACATGGTTAAGGAATTCCGTATCGGTGGCCAGCTTGTCTTTGCTCAGACTTCCAAGTTACTGGATCCGCGTCGTACCGTGTACCGCCTGGAGCTCAAACAGCCACTCTTTCTCCCATTAATCCAGTTTTTTGCCACTTACTGCCCTCGAATACGGATATACTACCCTGGATGGTTTCTCCCCCCAATAATCATCCTTAAAAAGCGAAAGGTGGGCTGGGAAGACGAGTTCGAAAGGGAGAAGCAGGTCTACGAGGTCTTGAAACCGCTTCAGGGAACTGTTATCCCATATCTCTACGGCGAGGGAGTATATGATGGGTCTCCGGCCTTAGTTCTATCATTTATCCGTGGAAAGACCGTCTACGAGCTCCTACGCGAGGGTAGATTACCCGAGGACAAGGACCTGGAAGCCCTACGTAACTCCCTTCAAGATGCTCTCCGAGCGCTAACGGGGTATGGAGTCGAGTATACTGATATGAAAACGGACAACTTCCTGCTTACGGACGATGGGCGAGCGACGGTCGTTGACCTTGAGCAGGCAGAGCTAAATAGAGCAAACGTCTGGGAAGGAAGTACCAATAACGCCAATGTTGATCACCTTATGTATCAATTGAGCGAGCCGCGCAGACTAGCACTTCGTCGATCCACTGGGCAAGGCCTGCTGCCCATCCCAGGCGCAGCCAAAGGCCAGCTCGTCCATTATCGCGGCTAA
- a CDS encoding hypothetical protein (EggNog:ENOG503PF8M), protein MTTTVGQLIDIFYSQPAFPEPEFSTDPQPNLSRKGWTDHFEPITRRSVYQPTKESIDGFLGPGLDTEHRALSEIDDAGLRNPVHSLNSASESILSEGDVDRDFYQYFEPGFRFAFTGRPFFWPRSLAGPTGPTNTPVTVDYQLTWPMQNNIERAAIIGEMKQPFVIKELEWTTGQAPSTLTQRLQREMRGYAYHYRCPQVFVFDSVHLLVVQFRARDREDIKSPGCPVDCCVIPRHPKYQDQCTIQYALYRLAWRGWMRLSATLANGGSLPVSIGGINRVYEKWSGRPMWEVALGAYEFGQPNGYRRQFIRDQTGGFWVWVDNDRNILTYDTGNCLQ, encoded by the exons ATGACCACCACTGTAGGGCAGTTGATTGATATCTTCTACTCACAGCCAGCGTTTCCCGAACCTGAGTTTTCTACCGACCCACAGCCGAATCTGAGTCGGAAAGGATGGACGGATCATTTCGAGCCGATAACTCGACGAAGCGTctaccaaccaaccaaggAATCTATCGACGGCTTTCTGGGTCCTGGCCTTGACACCGAGCATCGGGCCTTATCCGAAATTGATGATGCTGGTCTTCGAAACCCAGTCCACTCGCTGAATTCAGCTTCCGAATCAATCCTGAGCGAAGGCGACGTGGACCGTGATTTCTATCAATATTTCGAACCTGGCTTTCGTTTCGCCTTCACCGGCAGGCCATTCTTCTGGCCGAGGTCGCTGGCGGGCCCGACCGGACCGACAAACACGCCGGTTACAGTCGACTACCAGTTGACTTGGCCCATGCAAAACAATATAGAGAGAGCCGCCATAATCGGCGAGATGAAGCAGCCGTTCGTAATTAAAGAGCTTGAATGGACGACGGGCCAAGCTCCTTCCACCCTGACGCAGAGGCTTCAAAGGGAGATGCGGGG ATACGCATATCATTACCGGTGCCCGCAGGTTTTCGTGTTTGATTCGGTACACCTCCTCGTCGTACAATTCAGAGCCAGGGATAGAGAGGATATCAAGAGTCCTGGTTGCCCTGTCGACTGTTGCGTCATACCGCGGCACCCTAAGTACCAGGATCAGTGCACAATTCAGTACGCACTGTATCGATTAGCTTGGAGAGGCTGGATGCGCCTGTCGGCGACGCTGGCAAACGGGGGCTCGCTGCCTGTTAGCATTGGTGGGATAAACCGTGTCTACGAGAAATGGTCAGGGCGGCCGATGTGGGAAGTGGCTCTTGGCGCGTACGAATTTGGTCAGCCCAACGGATACAGACGCCAGTTTATAAGGGATCAGACGGGCGGGTTCTGGGTCTGGGTAGACAACGACAGGAACATATTGACGTACGACACTGGGAACTGTTTGCAGTAA
- a CDS encoding hypothetical protein (COG:H; EggNog:ENOG503NUBC), producing MATPSSTGPPPDAKANGPPPFAQGGPPPGIPPGTGPPPGVIPSPGGPPPGIFGPPIDLSTLPKPPPSNPSLPAILILCTSSTAPGHVLPLTAIATHLVQKGYPVHFVGGVQHAHIIASSGAHFIPIHESLSLAKGPYRKWGMERANYPEGLPRMVQDFKTFFIGQIEGQFLSSKAALEDLRDRYGKERKIIVANETMWFGFLPFKYGASLGQIKGWDDGEEVPKTVGINVTPVMLDGEGMPPFPLGILPGEGEGVRERDRVLKEWYYKYVVKEAYDGFRENIRRCGGVEVPDQWMVNLSYTAHDVTLQLCDEVLEYPRPDLPPHVMFAGSLPPKKGGKEGYKWPEWWKPEVLERKEGRRIVVVSQGTLARDYTMLLAPTIKGLAGREDVLVIALLGKQGLETPPEVLPQGVELGNVKVVDFLPYDSVLEHADVMVFNAGYGGFVHCIVNGVPVVAAGLTEDKCEVSARVEWTGAGINLRTGRPTPDAVAAAVDTILGDDKYRLRVRELAGHVAKGNPLEVVEKEIIALS from the coding sequence aTGGCCACCCCTTCCAGCACGGGACCGCCTCCTGACGCCAAAGCCAACGGCCCTCCCCCGTTCGCCCAAGGCGGACCACCCCCCGGCATCCCCCCTGGCACTGGCCCGCCACCAGGAGTCATCCCCAGCCCGGGTGGTCCTCCCCCGGGAATCTTCGGCCCTCCAATcgacctctccaccctccccaaaccacccccttccaatccctccctccccgcaaTCCTAAtcctctgcacctcctccaccgctccAGGCCATGTCCTCCCTTTGACCGCCATCGCAACCCATCTCGTCCAGAAAGGCTACCCAGTCCACTTCGTCGGCGGAGTCCAACACGCCCACATCATCGCCTCGTCAGGAGCGCacttcatccccatccatgagtccctctccctcgccaaaggTCCGTATAGAAAATGGGGAATGGAAAGGGCGAATTACCCCGAGGGATTACCCAGGATGGTGCAAGACTTCAAAACATTCTTCATAGGCCAGATTGAAGGCCAGTTTCTGTCTAGCAAGGCCGCGTTGGAGGATCTGAGGGACAGATATGGCAAGGAGAGGAAAATTATCGTGGCCAACGAGACGATGTGGTTTGGCTTCTTACCTTTCAAATACGGGGCCAGTCTTGGTCAAATCAAAGGGTGGgatgacggggaggaggtgcccAAGACGGTGGGGATAAATGTTACGCCTGTTATGCTTGATGGGGAGGGCATGCCGCCTTTTCCGCTTGGGATTCTtcctggggagggggagggggttagggAACGGGATAGGGTGCTAAAGGAGTGGTATTATAAATatgtggtgaaggaggcgtATGATGGGTTTAGGGAGAATATCAGGAGGtgtggaggggtggaggtgccggatCAGTGGATGGTGAATCTGAGTTATACTGCTCATGATGTCACGCTGCAGCTTTGTGATGAGGTTTTGGAGTACCCCCGGCCGGATCTACCTCCGCATGTCATGTTTGCCGGGAGTTTGCCGCCTaagaagggagggaaggaggggtaTAAATGGCCGGAATGGTGGAAGCCGGAGGTTCTGGAAcggaaggaggggaggaggatcgTCGTTGTGTCGCAGGGGACGTTGGCGAGGGACTATACCATGTTGTTGGCGCCTACGATCAAGGgtttggcggggagggaggatgtgTTGGTTATTGCTTTGCTGGGGAAGCAAGGGTTGGAGACGCCGCCCGAGGTTTTGCCTCAGGGTGTTGAGCTCGGGAAtgtcaaggtggtggactTTCTGCCGTATGACTCTGTCTTGGAGCATGCTGATGTTATGGTTTTCAACGCGGGGTATGGGGGGTTCGTGCATTGCATCGTGAACGGGGTGCCTGTCGTGGCTGCAGGGCTGACGGAGGACAAGTGCGAGGTCTCGGCGAGGGTCGAGTGGACGGGTGCAGGGATCAACCTGAGGACCGGGAGGCCTACGCCTGACGCTGTCGCGGCTGCGGTTGATACGATTTTGGGGGATGACAAGTATCGGTTGAGGGTGCGGGAGCTGGCGGGACATGTCGCCAAAGGGAACCCCctggaggttgtggagaaggagatcaTCGCTCTTTCGTGA
- a CDS encoding hypothetical protein (EggNog:ENOG503NYEK; COG:S) has protein sequence MKESDQSRFDTLKRWAQHHGAALHPSLEVYEDDVTGYSLRVKPSANEALAPGFCAVACHVAITLSYINALIDGPISRAPQNKEQRPAFPPQFMSSNPPHVIGRFFLVKEYLKEKDSYWWPYISTLPQPDRVATWALPAVWPEDDIECLEETNAHVAVREIQANIKKEYKHARKLLKEVDFPGWQEYSQLLYKWAFCIFTSRSFRPSLILSQETQDHVLGLTPHGTKVDDFSILQPLLDIGNHDPTSQYQWNLEVDGTCQLICNNAYQPGQQVFNNYGLKSNSELLLGYGFILPVTDTLHNDYVHVKSRRPPSTLQNNELQDFLISLRPFSDPSSIAGRSRVFSQQDTRLQSLPGLSRIEPGLIRDLASAVATSAGELAALQHWAQGTEESIPTELHELLERIQQTIGAKVQFDYQRFKSIEIESADNQNQELAVRYRNQYEAVLEAAMDELSRALVPNHLEKLVKGEQ, from the coding sequence ATGAAGGAATCCGACCAAAGCCGCTTTGACACTTTGAAGAGATGGGCTCAACATCACGGAGCCGCATTACACCCTTCGTTGGAAGTTTACGAAGACGATGTCACCGGCTATTCGTTACGGGTCAAACCCTCCGCAAATGAGGCCCTGGCGCCAGGGTTTTGCGCTGTCGCCTGCCATGTTGCGATAACACTCTCATACATCAACGCCTTGATTGATGGACCCATCAGCAGGGCACCACAAAACAAAGAGCAACGGCCGGCGTTCCCACCGCAGTTCATGTCATCGAACCCACCGCATGTTATAGGTCGCTTTTTCCTGGTGAAGGAGTACTTGAAAGAGAAAGACTCATATTGGTGGCCATACATCTCGACCCTTCCGCAGCCCGATCGTGTCGCTACCTGGGCCCTACCAGCTGTCTGGCCCGAAGACGACATTGAATGCCTCGAGGAGACAAACGCTCATGTTGCCGTCCGCGAGATCCAAGccaacatcaagaaggagtACAAGCACGCCAGAAAGCTTCTGAAGGAAGTAGATTTCCCGGGGTGGCAGGAATACTCCCAGCTGCTCTACAAGTGGGCCTTTTGCATCTTTACCAGTCGGAGTTTTCGTCCGTCTTTGATCCTCTCGCAAGAAACACAAGATCACGTCCTGGGTCTCACGCCTCATGGCACAAAAGTCGACGACTTCTCCATCTTGCAGCCGCTTCTTGATATCGGCAACCATGATCCGACCTCCCAATATCAGTGGAATCTTGAAGTGGATGGTACTTGCCAGCTGATTTGCAATAATGCTTATCAGCCAGGTCAGCAAGTCTTCAACAACTACGGCCTCAAAAGCAACAGCGAGTTGCTGCTTGGTTATGGGTTCATTCTGCCGGTTACAGACACCCTTCACAACGACTATGTTCATGTCAAAAGCCGAAGGCCGCCTTCGACATTGCAGAACAACGAACTACAGGACTTTCTTATTTCCTTACGACCGTTCAGCGATCCTAGCTCCATTGCGGGAAGATCAAGGGTGTTTTCTCAGCAAGATACCCGTCTGCAATCTTTGCCAGGGCTCTCAAGAATCGAACCGGGGCTTATCCGCGACCTTGCTTCTGCTGTAGCAACATCTGCTGGCGAACTTGCTGCACTTCAACACTGGGCTCAAGGCACGGAGGAGAGTATTCCGACTGAGCTTCACGAGCTCCTCGAGAGGATTCAACAGACGATCGGTGCCAAGGTCCAGTTTGATTACCAACGCTTTAAGAGCATCGAGATTGAAAGTGCCGACAATCAGAACCAGGAGCTGGCTGTGAGATATCGGAATCAGTACGAAGCGGTGTTGGAGGCTGCCATGGATGAACTGAGCAGGGCATTGGTGCCGAATCATCTCGAAAAACTGGTGAAAGGAGAACAATAG
- a CDS encoding hypothetical protein (COG:P; COG:Q; EggNog:ENOG503NUVZ), protein MRTSPAIWLAACLLQANLVFSDLVGFGLHPFKIYCASACQWALQAYPLECSEKIPKGFLGRATTSSECKANDTAWLTTLAWCLHVKCRAHRMSELQAFWETDATRDMTNFGNTGTPVPPKWSYEESLQQITEPPRKMPVDTTTVLNFTALVPEIEYQAQLNTALGVTKEQETGAEYGVIILVTGFGIPIILTWLYHLPFTSGLLSKITPYLTQPSSIGTYSVRSLPFLFGNAPTIGQAAYIAIFFIINIVLMSVNYQSMQPHLYYPGESMEIKAYIFYRTGIASYALLPLLILFASRNNVLLLWLTNWSHATYLLLHRWVARLFVLHALVHSFLALPIFLPQQAVVDSDYWAWGVVAAVLCVAILFASVLPLRRWSYELFLVTHVVLSVILVVGLWYHVVLWIGLDSYGYETWIYAACAVWFFDRAARVGKVLKNGVRRSKVTDLGNGYIRVDIPRASFANDGPGLHVYAYFPTLSLWRPWENHPFSIVPTSLMSRVERQRPEQSSGSSSPTAKESGVHINVHDVEKHHGLRDTASAPLETGITLLIKKSMGITKHLKATDGLLTLMDGPYHNTSTREIRHCDRLLLIGGGIGITSLLPWIASHPNIKLFWSVKESARCLVEEVQGLLSEIEKDVRVGRRLDISRLLEQEADVGYCNIGVVVSGPGGLCDDVRAAVVAVGKKGSTSFELDVDACGNTEEHCGPGCNPAFGLCDIPASSTFRTVTQQPATSCQKTETVFRTSITNVTQTVNKTEIVERTVLLFSTSTVLQTSTILQTNTIAASTMATVTVIRTVTVSDYYNWKPRYRAGDKDCNYDCDDNEDGGEPGHQDWDDNCYCYQNSDRYQADHGDCDENYHYYRKNHAQENNPDEDKDENKEWGRDN, encoded by the exons ATGCGAACTTCCCCTGCCATCTGGCTAGCAGCATGCCTGCTCCAAGCCAACCTTGTCTTCTCCGACCTAGTCGGCTTCGGCCTTCACCCTTTCAAAATCTACTGCGCCTCCGCATGCCAGTGGGCACTCCAAGCTTATCCCCTAGAATGCTCTGAAAAGATCCCAAAGGGCTTCCTCGGGCGGGCAACCACGAGCTCAGAGTGCAAAGCCAATGACACAGCCTGGCTCACCACGTTGGCCTGGTGTCTGCATGTCAAGTGTAGAGCCCATCGCATGTCGGAATTGCAAGCGTTCTGGGAGACTGATGCTACACGCGATATGACAAATTTTGGCAACACGGGTACGCCGGTACCGCCTAAGTGGTCATACGAGGAATCCTTGCAGCAAATCACTGAGCCACCGAGGAAAATGCCAGTGGATACCACGACGGTGCTCAACTTTACCGCCTTGGTTCCGGAGATCGAGTATCAAGCTCAGTTGAATACCGCTTTGGGTGTGacgaaggagcaggagacaGGCGCGGAATATGG cgtcatcatcctcgtcactGGCTTCGGCATACCCATCATCCTGACCTGGCtctaccacctcccctttACCTCTGGCCTCTTGTCCAAGATCACCCCATACTTGacccaacccagcagcaTCGGCACCTATTCCGTTCGCTCCTTGCCATTCCTCTTCGGCAATGCCCCAACCATTGGCCAAGCAGCATAcatcgccatcttcttcatcatcaacataGTCCTCATGTCAGTCAACTACCAGTCCATGCAACCACACCTCTACTACCCCGGCGAGAGTATGGAGATCAAAGCGTACATCTTTTACCGCACAGGAATAGCATCTTatgctctcctcccccttctcatcctgTTCGCGTCAAGGAACAACgttttgttgctttggtTGACAAACTGGTCTCACGCTACGTATCTGCTTCTTCATCGCTGGGTGGCAAGACTGTTTGTCCTCCATGCTTTGGTGCACAGTTTCCTGGCACTGCCAATCTTCCTGCCACAGCAAGCAGTGGTTGACTCTGACTATTGGGCTTGGGGCgttgtggctgctgttcTTTGTGTTGCTATTCTCTTTGCGAGTGTTCTGCCTCTGAGGAGATGGTCATATGAGCTATTCTTAGTGACGCACGTTGTCTTGTCGGTTATTCTCGTTGTTGGGCTTTGGTATCACGTTGTTCTGTGGATTGGGCTGGATTCCTACGGATATGAGACCTGGATTTATGCCGCCTGTGCAGTTTGGTTCTTTGACAGAGCAGCGAGGGTAGGGAAGGTGTTGAAAAACGGGGTACGCAGAAGCAAGGTGACTGACTTGGGGAATGGGTATATTCGGGTTGACATACCCCGAGCGTCCTTTGCCAATGATGGGCCTGGGCTCCATGTTTACGCTTATTTTCCCACTTTGAGTCTCTGGCGGCCGTGGGAGAACCACCCGTTTTCAATCGTTCCAACAAGCCTGATGTCCCGGGTTGAAAGGCAACGACCAGAGCAGTcaagcggcagcagcagtccgACAGCGAAAGAGTCAGGTGTTCACATCAACGTTCACGATGTTGAGAAACACCACGGCTTGAGGGATACCGCGTCTGCGCCTCTGGAAACGGGGATCACCCTGCTCATCAAGAAGTCCATGGGGATTACCAAGCACCTGAAGGCCACAGATGGGCTTTTGACTCTCATGGATGGCCCGTATCACAATACTTCTACCAGGGAGATTCGCCATTGCGATAGGCTGCTTCTCATTGGAGGTGGGATTGGCATCACCAGTCTGCTTCCGTGGATTGCCAGCCATCCGAACATCAAATTATTTTGGAGTGTCAAAGAATCGGCGAGGTGTCTGGTTGAGGAAGTTCAAGGTCTGTTGAGCGAGATCGAGAAAGATGTTCGAGTCGGAAGGAGACTGGACATTTCTCGGCTGTTAGAGCAAGAAGCCGACGTTGGATACTGCAACATCGGCGTCGTGGTCTCTGGACCGGGCGGGCTCTGTGATGATGTCAGGGCAGCTGTGGTAGCGGTTGGAAAGAAAGGGTCCACGAGTTTTGAGCTTGACGTGGACGC GTGTGGTAATACTGAAGAGCACTGCGGTCCTGGCTGCAACCCCGCCTTCGGTCTCTGCGACATCCCGGCGTCGTCAACCTTCCGCACCGTTACCCAGcaaccagcaacatcatGCCAAAAAACGGAGACCGTCTTCCGCACTAGCATCACCAACGTGACCCAGACGGTCAATAAAACCGAGATTGTCGAGAGGACCgtcttgctcttctccaCTAGCACCGTTCTCCAGACCAGCACCATCTTGCAGACCAACACCATTGCCGCGAGCACCATGGCAACTGTGACTGTGATTAGAACAGTGACGGTTTCG GACTATTACAACTGGAAGCCCCGTTACCGTGCCGGTGACAAGGACTGTAACTACGACTGCGACGACAACGAGGACGGTGGAGAGCCCGGTCACCAGGATTGGGACGACAACTGCTACTGTTACCAGAACAGCGACCGATATCAGGCAGACCACGGCGACTGTGACGAGAATTATCACTACTACCGCAAGAACCACGCGCAGGAGAATAACCCGGACGAGGACAAGGACGAGAACAAGGAATGGGGAAGAGATAAttga